From Raphanus sativus cultivar WK10039 unplaced genomic scaffold, ASM80110v3 Scaffold0642, whole genome shotgun sequence, the proteins below share one genomic window:
- the LOC130502661 gene encoding uncharacterized protein LOC130502661, whose product MSDDSSVRRRARPRRSAPRGRASSVSSSRASGSSSHEQNSVHVAPAPAPAPAPAPAAAPHDPGVMPVEILVQQPGREHLPVLEQYPRMGHSTWFNKSTSGISGSITQMMYSMLQTGYDKWTSIPSAERELWFRQFAQEFTWDSGQTVYTKQIYEWKQVWLDERKPRLLSGTVWTQLIQHWEKEETIEKSLQNSANRKSDRGGKGIYVHNLGACSMSSKEDQLIQENDGNPVDHLVVIKEAYTNKGTGEIQDPVIREVIEMVESQKEAFLASQQPLSDDDSTGASNNMSRLQINELVEKAVPKKKGRLVGLARRASSCPTSSSQVPYANPLILEQLQNKDQRIGALEEQNATILAELADQKKTNLEIMQKLDRLFPDQ is encoded by the exons AT gtCTGATGATTCGAGTGTTCGTCGGCGTGCCCGACCTCGTCGTTCCGCACCCCGTGGCCGAGCTAGTTCGGTGAGCAGTTCCCGTGCATCGGGTTCGTCGTCTCACGAACAAAACTCGGTTCATGTCGCTCCGGCTCCCGCTCCGGCTCCCGCTCCAGCTCCTGCAGCCGCTCCACATGACCCGGGGGTCATGCCAGTTGAAATATTGGTTCAACAACCAGGTCGAGAGCATCTCCCGGTTCTCGAACAATACCCACGAATGGGACACTCGACTtg gttcaaCAAGTCGACCAGTGGGATTAGCGGGAGCATCACCCAGATGATGTATTCGATGCTCCAGACGGGATATGACAAGTGGACTTCGATCCCTTCCGCGGAACGCGAGTTGTGGTTTCGTCAGTTCGCG CAAGAATTTACTTGGGACTCCGGCCAGACCGTCTACACGAAGCAGATCTACGAGTGGAAGCAAGTATGGCTGGATGAGAGGAAGCCCCGGTTACTTAGCGGGACGGTGTGGACCCAATTGATCCAGCACTGGGAGAAGGAAGAGACTATAGAGAAGTCTCTACAGAACTCCGCCAACCGGAAGAGCGATCGTGGCGGGAAAGGTATTTACGTGCACAACCTCGGCGCTTGCAGTATGTCCTCTAAGGAGGATCAactg attcaagAAAACGATGGTAATCCCGTCGATCATCTCGTCGTCATTAAGGAGGCGTACACCAACAAAGGGACGGGTGAAATTCAGGATCCGGTGATCAGAGAAGTCATTGAGATGGTGGAATCTCAAAAAGAAGCTTTTCTAGCTTCTCAGCAGCCTCTTTCTGACGACGATTCTACGGGTGCTTCGAACAACATGTCCCGACTGCAAATCAACGAGCTGGTtgaaaag GCGGTCCCTAAAAAAAAGGGTCGTTTGGTAGGGTTGGCCCGTCGTGCTTCTTCGTGTCCGACTTCTTCATCTCAAGTCCCGTACGCCAATCCATTGATTCTAGAGCAGCTACAGAACAAGGATCAAAGGATTGGAGCATTGGAGGAGCAGAATGCTACAATCCTTGCTGAGTTGGCGGATCAGAAGAAGACCAACCTCGAGATAATGCAGAAGTTGGATCGTTTGTTCCCGGAtcagtag